A segment of the Halovivax limisalsi genome:
GTCGAGGCCGGCATCGAGGACTCGGACGTCGAGTCGAACGCGGCAACGCTCTACGAGAGCCTCCAGCGCATCATCGAACGACCGGACGACGCGGTCGTCCTCCCGGCGCACGATCCCGGCTCGCCGGAACCGCCGGTGAGCGCGACGCTCGACGAGGTTCGGGCGCGAAATCCGGATCTCGATCGCGACCGGGCGGCGTTCGTCCGGACGCTCGCGGCGGATGTCCCGGACCACCCGCCGAACTTCGAACGCGTCAAGCGAGCGAACGTCGGCCGGGCGGACGTTCCGGACGACGAACTGTCCGAGCTCGAACTGGGGCCAAACCGCTGTGCCGCGGAGTGATCGATGAGCGAGTCCACCCGACTCACGCAGGGCATCCGCGAGCACCTCGGCCAGTTCTCGCTGCACGTTCTGCTGGTGTTCGCGACGGGACTGACGATCGGCTCCGAACGGACCGTCGTCCCCATCCTCGGCGAGGAGGTCCTCGGCGTCGAGTCGTTTCTCGTCATCGGCTCGTTCGTCGTCTCCTTCGGCTTCGTGAAGGCGCTACTCAACCTCTACGCCGGCAAGTGGGGCGAGACGTACGGCCGCAAGCCGGTCCTCGTCGCGGGGTGGCTCACCGCCCTGCCGATTCCGGTCGTCCTCATCTACGCGCCGAGCTGGAGCTGGATCACCGTCGGGAACGTGCTGCTGGGGGTCAACCAGGCGCTGACCTGGAGCATGGCGATCAACGCCAAGATCGACCTCGCCGGGCCCGACCAGCGCGGGCTCGCCGTGGGGATCGACGAGGCGTTCGGCTACACCGGCGTCGCCGCCGGCGCCTGGCTCACGGGCGTCATCGCCGGCCGGACGAGTCTGCGTCCGGAGCCGTTCTACTTCCTCGCCGTCGTCGTGGTCCTGGCGACGCTCGTCTCGATATTCCTCGTCAGGGAGACCGTCCAGTTCGCCCAGCTCGAGGGCGACGAGGATCACCACGACGCGAACCTGCCGTTCGTCGCCGTCCTCAAGCGGGCCACCTACGGCGATCGGACGCTCTTCGCGGCGGCCCAAGCCGGCCACATCGAAAACTTCGTCGACACCCTGTTCTGGATCGCCGTCCCGCTGTACCTCACGAGTCGGGGCCTGGCGATCGAGGCCGTCGGAGTCGTCGTCGGCGTCCACAGCGCGATGTACTTCGCCCAGATCGCGACCGGCGGCCTGGCCGACCGCATCGGCCGCCGCCCGCCCGTGGTGGTCGGGATGTTCGTCGCCGGCGGTGGCGTCCTCGGGATGGTCTTCGTCGAGGGCTACCTCGCGTGGACGGGCCTGGCCGCCGTCTCCGGGCTCGGGATGGCGCTGCTCTACCCGAACCTGATGACGGTGCCGGGCGACGCCGCCCACCCCACCTGGCGCTCGGCCGGCATGGGCGTCTACCGCATGTGGCGCGACGCGGGCTACGGCGTCGGCGCCATCCTGATCGGCGTCGCGATGCAATTCGCGAGCGCGGAAGCCGCGTTCTACGTGACCGGGATCGCCATGCTGCTCTCCGGCGTCGTCGTCTACCTGTGGATGGAGGAGACCCATCCCGACTTCGGCACGCACGAGCCGCCCGCGCCGGCCGCGACACCGGCGAGCGGGGGACCGGCCGAGGACTGAGGGCGGCAGGTAGGCCCGAACAGTCGCTCTTCCTATTCGTACCGAACACTCGCGAGCATCGCGACCACCGTCAGACCAGCCCGCGACGGCGCGCCGCGACCAGGCCGACGAGACCGATCAGACCGACGCCGACGGCCAGCGCCGTTCCCGGGTCGGTCGACGTGACGGCGGTCTCCGCGCGGACGAGCAGCCCGGGAATCGTCCCCACGCCGACCAGAACCTGCTCGTCCCCGACGGTTACCTCGTTTCGTCCCTCCCGAGTGAAGGTGACGGTCGTCTCGACGCGCCTCGTCTCGCCGGGCCCCAGGTGGACCGTCCGTTCGGTGGCATCGTCCGGCGTGGAGACGACGAGCGTCGTGCGCGACGGCCGCGTCTCGTGACCCGCGACCGTCACCGTCGCGGTCACCGGCTCGCCGACGGCCGCCGACCGCGCGGAGACGGAGAGATCGGACACCTTCGCCTCCGCCGGCGGTCGGATCGACACGCTCGCCCGCTGCCCCGAACCGTCTCGCCCGGAACGTACTCGGAGGTCGATTTCGCCCGCCGTTTCGGGCGTCCAGGCGAGGTCGACGGTCGTGCTCGCGCCGGGGTCGAGCCGGCCGCGCGCCTCGTCGACCACGCGGGCGCCCGCCTGCGCATAGACGCTGAAGGAGCCCGCTTCGTCGTCGACGTTTCGCACTGACACCGGGACGCGAACCGTCTCCTCCGGGACGACGGCGGCGAGGGAGGCGACGGTCGCGTTTCGATAGGGGCCCGTGACCTGGAAGGGAGCCTCCCCGGTCGCGACGTCGAACGCCGTCGGGTCGGCGCCGAAGACGCGTTCGTGTTCGAGGCGCGTCCAGGTGTCGGGGATCGACTCGCGCTCGACTGCGCGCTCGGCGACGGCGACCGCCTCGCTCCCGCCAGCGTCCCCGACGGCGTCGTAGAAGCCCTCGCGTCCGATCGGACGCTCCGCGCGGTTGAGCGCCCGGACGGCGTCGAGCAGCGTCCGGTCGTTGTCGGTGGCCGCCCGGATCTCGCGGTCGATCGCGGCCAGCGCCAGCGGGCCGCGGGCGTACGGCAGTGTCCGGTCCGCCCACGACCCCGGGTCGGCGAGGACGCCCTCGTCGTAGGGGTGGCGGGCGCCGCGTTCGAGGTGGTCGCGGAACTCGCGGTAGGAAACGGCGCCGGATTCGTGGGCCAGCAGCGCGGCGAGGTACTCGGCCTGGCCCTCGACCAGCCAGCGCATCGACTCGGTCGTTCCGCCCTCGACACCCGCGTACGGCTGACGCGAGTGGACGTACTCGTGCAGCCAGACGTTGCCGGGCTCGTCGAGGCGGGCGTCGGCGCGCACCCACGCGTCGTCGTCACCGTACTGGGTCCCCCGGGATCGCCACTCGACGCCCTCGGTCGGCGCGGCCACCACGAAGAACTCGTCGTTGCTCGCCCCGACCGGCAGCGCGGACTCGGCCCGCCCCAGCGCCGAGAGGACGGCGTCGGGCGATTCGGCGAGGTCGGCCGCCTCGGGGACGACGAGGCGGTGCGTCTCGGCGCCCGCGTCGGCCACGTACTCCTCGATCTGGCCGAAGACGGCGATCGTCTCGCCCGCGGTCCCCGGTCCGTCGACCGACGCCGACCGGTCGACCGAGATCGCGGTTCCGCGGCGGTGTTCCCACTGGTAGCCGAACTGCGGGATGGCCACGATACCCCACTGGCCCGTCTCGACGAAGTCGAGGCCATCGTCAGTTCCCCGGGCCGCCGCGCCGTGCGACCCGCCAGCGTCCCCGCCGACCGTCGCCGGTTCGTCGGTCGGTCCGGGTTCGTACGGGCCAGTCCCCTGCGTCCGGTTCGCCTCGACGGCGAACGTGGCCGTCGGGGTAGCCGTCTCGCCCGTCCAGACCAGCGTCGACGGCCCCGCCCGCTCGAAACCGTCGAGGGACTCGGCGGTCGCCGTCCGCGGAACCGACACCTCGAGGTGTGAGACCGCGTCCGGGACCGACACGGTCGCCTCGGCGCCGAACTCGCCCGGCCGGTCCGGGCGCTGGGTCAGGACGAGCGCTTCCTCGATGGTCGCCGCGTCCGGGCGCGTCCGGGTCGCCGTCGCTGGCACGGCAGCGCCGGTCGGAACGGTGTCGCCGCCGGACGAGACGAGCCCGTCATCGACCGTGTTCGGCCCGTCGCCGACCGGGTCAACCGCTCCGGCCGAATCCGGCCCGTCACCGGCCGCGCCGACGGCTCCGGCGCCCGCCCCCGACAGGACGAGCAGCGCGACCAGCACGACCGCGATACCCTCTCGCATCTAGACGTGTCGGCGCGGCGGACGAGCAAATCCCTTGTGGTCGAGTCGGTCCGATCGGCGTGGGAGTCCGCGATCAGGGCCGCGAACCGCCGATGACGGCCGAGAGGTCGGCCAGCGACGGGAGGACGTACGTCGGCTTCGGTTCGCCGGGCGGGACGGACGCGCGCTCGTCCGGGATCCACGCCGCGTCGATGCCGAGCGCCGTCGCCCCGCGCACGTCCGTGGCGAGCGAGTCGCCCACCTTCAGCGCCCGCTCGGGATCGCACCCGAGTTCCGCGAGGGCCCGCTCGAACGGGTCCGCGGCCGGTTTCACCCGATCGACGTCGTCCCCGAACACCGTCGCGTCGAAGCGACCGGCGAGACCGACCGCGTCCAGTTTGGGCGCGTGAGTGCGCTCGGGGCCGTTCGTGAGCAGCGCGGTCGCGAGCGAGTCCGACGCCGAGACCGCCTCGCCGACGCCCGGGCGCCGCGAGGCGGTCCCCGGATCGAACGCCGCCTCGTACGCCGACGCGAGGGCGGCGCCGTCCACGTCGACGCCGGCGGCCGCGCCGGCCGTCTCGAAGACGCGCCGGCCGAACGTCGCGGCGTCGAGATCGGTCGTCTCGGCGGCGACGACCCGTTTCGCCAGTCGCAGCGTCTCCGGCCGGCAGAACGGGTCCAGCTCACGCGCCGCGCACGCCGCCTCGAACGCGGTCGCGGGAGACTCCTCGTGCTCGATGAGCGTCCCGTCGAGGTCGAACAGGACCGCGTCGTACGGTCGCTCGTCGCCACTCATCCGCGGCCACTCCGTCCTCCGGCGCCGACCTCGTCGCGATCGCCGTCGGGAGCCGCGTCGAAACGCCGATCGGCGTCCGAGCACCGCTCGCGACGCCACGCATCTTCGAGGACGGCGTAGCGGTCGACGTCCCCGTAGTCGCCGTTTGTGATGCGACACTCCCGCATCGTTCCCTCGTGGACGAATCCGAGTCGCTCGAGGAGGCGTCGGGAGTCGTCGTTCTCGGCGAACACCTCGGCCTCGATCCGGTGGAGGCCGAGATCCGCGAACGCGACGTCGACGAGCAGCGAGACCGCCTCGCTCGCGTAGCCGCGGCCCCTGTACGCGTCGAACAGCCAGTAACTGAGCGTCCCCGAAACGCGGTCGACGTCGAAGAGGTTGACCGCGCCGGCGACCGGGTGGTCCGCGTTCGCCTGGGCCTCGCGGACCGCGGGCGGAAGGGCGGACTCGCCACCAGGAGGGAGGGCGCGCTCGGCGCCGGGCGGCGGGGTTGACTCGCCGTCCGCCCCCTCGCCAGCCTCGCGGTGATGGTCGCGCGGACAGACGAAGCAATTGCAGTTGGATTCGTCCGCGAGGGTGGACTCGAGGAAGGCGTCGGTTCGCCCCCGCGGCCACGGCGAGTCGAACCCGAGCGCGCGCCTGAAGTCGGGATCGTTGCGCACGTAGCCGAGGAAGCGACGGTCGACGTCGGTCTGCTCGACCGCGCGCAGGTCGAGACGATCGCCGCGACAGAAGACGGGACCGGGCATGGTTCGTGTGCGATCGTCGGTGCGGGCGGGCCATAGCGGTTTGGAGAAATTACCTTCCCCCGGCCGGCGAGTGAAACTACCGTCCCCCGGATGGCGAGGGAAACCGCTTTCCGGTGCGGGCCGACAGGTCCGGTATGACACGCCGGAATTCGACCCCGGAGGGCGGCGATCGCGACGACGGCGACCGACCGCCGACGTCCGTCGGGGACGACGCCTTCGGGCGGCTCGCGAGCGATCTCCGCCTGGAACTGCTCGCCATCGTCGCCCGGAGCGAGGCGCCGCCGTCGCACTCGACGCTGCTCGAACGCTCGTCGGCTACCGACGCCGGGCGGCTCAACTACCACCTCAGACGACTCGGCGGGTCGCTGCTCCGGGCGTCGGACGAGGGCTACGAACTCACCCAGCAGGGCCGGTGGGCGCACAACCTCCTGATCGCGGACGTCCTCGACGGCGAGACGACGCGCGAAGGGGAATCGATCGACGGCCCGTGTGGCCACTGCGGGGCGGTTCGGGTCGAGATCGCGTATCGAGGTGGGGAAGGGATCGTCACCTGTCCGTCCTGCGAGCGCACCCACAGCGCGTTCGACTTTCCGCCGGGCGCCGCTCGCCGTCTCGAAACCGAGGCCTTCGTCGAAGCGTACGCGGCGCGAACCCGGCGATTCGTCGGCCTCGCCGACGAGGGCGTCTGCCCGTTCTGCGCGCAACCGACGCGAGCGACGCTCGAAGACTGGCCCGACCCCTCGTCGCCCGACCGCGGCGGTGAGCCAAAGAGCTGCGCCGTCAGGTTCGAGTGTTCGGGCTGTACCGGCCGGATTCGCGCACCGCTCGGCCTCGTGTTGTCGACGCGGCCGCGCGTCCGGGCGACGCTGTCAGACCACGGCGTTCGTCTCACAGACGCGCCGTTCTGGACGTTCGAGTGGGGCGTCTTTTCGGCGTCAAAGATCCAGGAGGACGATCCGCGCCGGGTCTCGCTCGACGTTCCGCTGGACGACACCGTCTGGCGGGCCGTCGTCGACGCCGACGTCGACCTCGCGGAGTGGCGGAACGTGGGCTAACCCGTCGAGAGCTAGATACAGGTACGTCGACCGGTCCGTTCCCGCCAACGGACGCACTCGAACGTGACCCCTCAGGCGCTCACGGCCGGTACCCGCCTCGGGTTCGGGATTCGGGTGCCGTTGGTTTCGACTGAAAGCATTAAGTAGGGTATGGTAGTACGAACTTCGGTGGTCGGTAGCAGGTGACACACTTTCCGATCACCGGGGCACGCATGGCGACGAACACCACACCGTACGACGAGACGACGACGGACATCGAGGAGACGCTGGGCCTCGTCCCGGGGTACCTAGCGGAACTGCCGGAGGACGCGCTGGTGAACGAGTGGCCGACGCTGAAGCGGTTTCTCTTCGGCGAGTCCGCGATCGATCCCAAGACCCGAGAACTGGTCGGGCTGGCGGTCGCGGCGGCGATCGGCTGCGAGTATTGCAGGCACTTCCACCGAGGGGTCGCGAAGCTCCACGGCGCGAGCGAGGACGAGCTCGCGGAACTGGCGTTCCTGGCCAGCTACACGCCGCGCTACAGCGCGATGATCCAGGCGCTGGACTACGACCTCGACGAATTCTACGACGAGGCCGAACGGATCGCAACGCACGTCCAGTCACAGCAGGCGGCAGGGGATTGATCTGACACGGGTACTCAAACTCGACCGCGAATCGGCGACGGGCGACTGCCACGTTATCGTCCAGTCGGAGGACGAATCCGAGGGGATCGAACTGGCGCGAAATCACATGCAGTCGGTTCACGGCGCCGAGTACTCCGACGACGAACTCCGCGAGGAGCACCGCCGGACAAGCTAACGGGTGCCGACGGAGCGACGACCGAGTGTCGCGATGGACTCGGGGCAGGCCCGAACCCACCCGGACCGGTCGCCGGATCGAAGCACGACGAAAAACCAATAAGAGACATAATTATCCGCATTTTTATCGGTCCGATATCGACCCGGATCGGGGCCGACCTGACGGAGGAGGCGCCTACCCGAGGAGGACGCTCACGGACCCGTCGGATCTCGGTGCTGGGTGTGCATCGCGGCCCCGTCCGACCCGATCGGGCGGTCGTCCAGCCGGCCGCGTCGGACCAGATATCGGGCGACAGTCGCCGGACGGGCCGTTCGGCCCCCTCGCGCCGGCCCCGGTCGAATGTCGGCGGCCGGCCGAGCGACGTCGGTCACCGCTCCAGGCACGGGCGCCCCTCGAACCGGCCGAGTCAGCCGTCGACCGCCCGCTCGCCCAGGTCGAGACACCGGTGATTGTCGGCACGGGCGGACCCGTCCGTACCGGATCGCGATCAGCGGGCGCTTCGTCGCGCCCCCTCGCCGGCCCCGCGTTCCACGACGCGCCAGTCCGCGATCTCGCCGGATCGGCGAGAGGGGACGCGTGAGCGGACGTAGCTGTCATTACTTCTGTCGTCTATCGTGGTTCGAGCGGGTGCCGGGACGGTCATTCCGCCGAGGCGGTGAGTCGCAGTTTGCAGAAAACCGCACCTGCAGTTCCGTGGTCGACCGACCGGGTCACCCGTGAGCGCTAGCTTGCCCGATCCGGCAGACGGACGGGTCGAGGAGCACCGCCGACGGCGCACCCGCCGGAATCGTCCGTCCGGCACGTAATCGAGATCCGCAGGTGATCGAGGCGACCGATTCTCGAGCGAGTTCGGGGCCGGATAGGCCCGACTTCGCTCTGCCCGGAAGCCAGAGCAGGACGTGCGCCGATGCAGACGATCCCGATCGTCGAGGTGGCGGCTCCGGGACAGGAAGAGGACGACGGCGACGAGGAGCGTTCCGAGGCCGAACGTCGCCCTCGCGCGGCCGAACCAGCACTCGGAGTCGTCGGCGGGCGAGGCCGTCGGTTCGCGACGAGTACGATCCAGCGAATCCGTCTCCTCGCCCGTCGCGGAGCGCCGCTCGGCCCGGCCTCGGATCCGGACGAACAGCCCCCGCGATCGAGTCGTCGCGTCGAGACGGAAAGGCGGCCTTCCTGCGCCCGTTCTCCAAAGCTCCCGGGCGCCCGGTGCCGTCCGATCCGCCCGGATCGATCCGTCCCGTTCGGGACCGAACACCGAAGGGATGGTGCTTTTCCGCGTCGCGAATCCAGAACTGGTATGGATCGGTCGAGTCAGCCCGGCGACGTCTCGCTGCGCGCGACTCGTCGCTGTTTCGTCGAGCGAGACGATCCGGGTGCGCCCCGTACCACGCCGGAGGTCGCGGCCGAGCTCGACTGTCCGACCGGGGTCGCGGCCGAGCGGCTCGCGACGCTGGCCGAGCGCGGCGACCTGCGGCGAAAGCGGCTCGATTCGGACAC
Coding sequences within it:
- a CDS encoding GNAT family N-acetyltransferase, yielding MPGPVFCRGDRLDLRAVEQTDVDRRFLGYVRNDPDFRRALGFDSPWPRGRTDAFLESTLADESNCNCFVCPRDHHREAGEGADGESTPPPGAERALPPGGESALPPAVREAQANADHPVAGAVNLFDVDRVSGTLSYWLFDAYRGRGYASEAVSLLVDVAFADLGLHRIEAEVFAENDDSRRLLERLGFVHEGTMRECRITNGDYGDVDRYAVLEDAWRRERCSDADRRFDAAPDGDRDEVGAGGRSGRG
- a CDS encoding MFS transporter; amino-acid sequence: MSESTRLTQGIREHLGQFSLHVLLVFATGLTIGSERTVVPILGEEVLGVESFLVIGSFVVSFGFVKALLNLYAGKWGETYGRKPVLVAGWLTALPIPVVLIYAPSWSWITVGNVLLGVNQALTWSMAINAKIDLAGPDQRGLAVGIDEAFGYTGVAAGAWLTGVIAGRTSLRPEPFYFLAVVVVLATLVSIFLVRETVQFAQLEGDEDHHDANLPFVAVLKRATYGDRTLFAAAQAGHIENFVDTLFWIAVPLYLTSRGLAIEAVGVVVGVHSAMYFAQIATGGLADRIGRRPPVVVGMFVAGGGVLGMVFVEGYLAWTGLAAVSGLGMALLYPNLMTVPGDAAHPTWRSAGMGVYRMWRDAGYGVGAILIGVAMQFASAEAAFYVTGIAMLLSGVVVYLWMEETHPDFGTHEPPAPAATPASGGPAED
- a CDS encoding DUF7351 domain-containing protein; amino-acid sequence: MTRRNSTPEGGDRDDGDRPPTSVGDDAFGRLASDLRLELLAIVARSEAPPSHSTLLERSSATDAGRLNYHLRRLGGSLLRASDEGYELTQQGRWAHNLLIADVLDGETTREGESIDGPCGHCGAVRVEIAYRGGEGIVTCPSCERTHSAFDFPPGAARRLETEAFVEAYAARTRRFVGLADEGVCPFCAQPTRATLEDWPDPSSPDRGGEPKSCAVRFECSGCTGRIRAPLGLVLSTRPRVRATLSDHGVRLTDAPFWTFEWGVFSASKIQEDDPRRVSLDVPLDDTVWRAVVDADVDLAEWRNVG
- a CDS encoding HAD family hydrolase — encoded protein: MSGDERPYDAVLFDLDGTLIEHEESPATAFEAACAARELDPFCRPETLRLAKRVVAAETTDLDAATFGRRVFETAGAAAGVDVDGAALASAYEAAFDPGTASRRPGVGEAVSASDSLATALLTNGPERTHAPKLDAVGLAGRFDATVFGDDVDRVKPAADPFERALAELGCDPERALKVGDSLATDVRGATALGIDAAWIPDERASVPPGEPKPTYVLPSLADLSAVIGGSRP
- a CDS encoding CARDB domain-containing protein translates to MREGIAVVLVALLVLSGAGAGAVGAAGDGPDSAGAVDPVGDGPNTVDDGLVSSGGDTVPTGAAVPATATRTRPDAATIEEALVLTQRPDRPGEFGAEATVSVPDAVSHLEVSVPRTATAESLDGFERAGPSTLVWTGETATPTATFAVEANRTQGTGPYEPGPTDEPATVGGDAGGSHGAAARGTDDGLDFVETGQWGIVAIPQFGYQWEHRRGTAISVDRSASVDGPGTAGETIAVFGQIEEYVADAGAETHRLVVPEAADLAESPDAVLSALGRAESALPVGASNDEFFVVAAPTEGVEWRSRGTQYGDDDAWVRADARLDEPGNVWLHEYVHSRQPYAGVEGGTTESMRWLVEGQAEYLAALLAHESGAVSYREFRDHLERGARHPYDEGVLADPGSWADRTLPYARGPLALAAIDREIRAATDNDRTLLDAVRALNRAERPIGREGFYDAVGDAGGSEAVAVAERAVERESIPDTWTRLEHERVFGADPTAFDVATGEAPFQVTGPYRNATVASLAAVVPEETVRVPVSVRNVDDEAGSFSVYAQAGARVVDEARGRLDPGASTTVDLAWTPETAGEIDLRVRSGRDGSGQRASVSIRPPAEAKVSDLSVSARSAAVGEPVTATVTVAGHETRPSRTTLVVSTPDDATERTVHLGPGETRRVETTVTFTREGRNEVTVGDEQVLVGVGTIPGLLVRAETAVTSTDPGTALAVGVGLIGLVGLVAARRRGLV
- a CDS encoding carboxymuconolactone decarboxylase family protein, which translates into the protein MATNTTPYDETTTDIEETLGLVPGYLAELPEDALVNEWPTLKRFLFGESAIDPKTRELVGLAVAAAIGCEYCRHFHRGVAKLHGASEDELAELAFLASYTPRYSAMIQALDYDLDEFYDEAERIATHVQSQQAAGD